In Anguilla rostrata isolate EN2019 chromosome 1, ASM1855537v3, whole genome shotgun sequence, a genomic segment contains:
- the si:dkey-199f5.8 gene encoding beta-1,4-galactosyltransferase 3 — protein MAKLQSKWRFLVMILGVQLVVMALLSRDGYQKRMTYFFRIFRRPEASAGPGAGLSGSSLHNHTGRDVYANLSFLGRAQVSEEDLPFCPKKSPLVGGPIHVTFPSGLTLAEVERKNPLVVRGGRYRPPNCEARHRTAIIIPHRSREHHLKFLLYYLHPFLQRQQLNYAIYVIHQEGNYTFNRAKLMNVGFREAMREEEWDCLFFHDVDLIPEDDRNTYVCDAHPKHAAIAMDKFGYKLPYKSYFGGVSALTPTQYLKMNGFPNNYWGWGGEDDDIGIRVSLGGMLIARPALNVGRYKMIKHKLDQGNEINPRRFNMLAKTRQTWKQDGMNTAQYEIVSREHLPLYTNITVHIGTETGLRRHAASAAPAAPSLADGQPDSLVKGH, from the exons ATGGCCAAACTGCAGTCCAAATGGCGCTTCCTGGTGATGATTTTGGGCGTGCAGCTGGTCGTCATGGCGCTGCTGTCCCGGGACGGCTACCAGAAGAGGATGACCTATTTCTTCCGGATCTTCCGGCGGCCGGAGGCCTCGGCGGGGCCCGGCGCGGGGCTCTCGGGCTCCTCCCTCCACAACCACACGGGCCGGGACGTCTACGCCAACCTGTCCTTCCTGGGGAGGGCGCAGGTGTCCGAGGAGGACCTGCCCTTCTGCCCTAAGAAGTCCCCCCTGGTCG GTGGTCCGATCCATGTCACTTTCCCCTCCGGCCTGACCCTCGCTGAGGTGGAGCGGAAGAACCCACTGGTCGTCAGGGGGGGGCGCTACCGGCCGCCCAACTGCGAGGCTCGCCACCGCACCGCCATCATCATTCCCCACAGAAGCAGGGAGCACCACCTCAAGTTCCTCCTGTACTACCTGCACCCCTTCCTCCAGAGGCAGCAGCTCAACTACGCCATCTACGTCATCCACCAG gAGGGGAACTACACCTTTAACCGGGCCAAGCTGATGAACGTGGGGTTCAGGGAGGCCATGCGGGAGGAGGAGTGGGACTGCCTCTTCTTCCACGACGTGGACCTGATCCCCGAGGACGACCGCAACACCTACGTCTGCGACGCCCACCCCAAACACGCCGCCATCGCTATGGACAAGTTCGGCTACAA GCTGCCCTATAAGAGCTACTTTGGAGGCGTGTCAGCCCTGACCCCGACGCAGTACCTCAAGATGAACGGATTCCCGAATAACtactggggctgggggggtgaggACGATGACATCGGAATCCG ggtgTCTCTGGGCGGGATGCTGATCGCCCGGCCAGCGCTGAACGTGGGGCGCTATAAGATGATCAAACACAAGCTGGACCAGGGCAACGAAATTAACCCCCGGAG GTTCAACATGCTGGCGAAGACGCGGCAGACCTGGAAGCAGGACGGCATGAACACGGCGCAGTACGAGATCGTGAGCCGGGAGCACCTCCCCCTCTACACCAACATCACCGTCCACATCGGCACGGAGACGGGCCTGCGGCGGCACGCCGCCTCCgctgcccccgctgcccccAGCCTGGCAGACGGGCAGCCGGACTCCCTGGTGAAGGGACACTGA